In Prinia subflava isolate CZ2003 ecotype Zambia chromosome 1, Cam_Psub_1.2, whole genome shotgun sequence, the DNA window TGGGGATACAATGCATCTTGAACGCGTAACTGTATGAAAGTGAAAAACACAAGGGGAGGCATGAAGAACAATCAGGAAATTACAGTCTCTCTCAACCATAAAGGACCCTTTATCAATTTTATCAACATGGGTTACACTGTTCCTTGGGATTATTTAAGGATAAAAAAAAGCATCTTGTTCAGCTACATTCAAATGCAAAATTGATATGAGACAAGCTGTTATATGGGAGCTGTTTTACACTGATTTATACAGGCTTGATTCAGGTACATTTAACTTCCAAAACCCACCTAAATTTCAGCATTGCTTTCTATCAAACCTGCTGGCAAAGCTGCACTGACAAAGTTACCCCTGACAGAATCTGATGAAAAATGTTCAAGCACTCagacattttaagaaatatcTCCCAAATGTAACATTAACCTCTTGGTATATCTCATCATTTTCGTAATAGCTATAGGAACTAactttatgtttttaaaatagttctATCTTTCTCAATTCTTTGTAAGCTAAACAAGAGTTCTGCAACCCTCCTTAACTACTCCAGGGTAAACTTTATTTGGGTTTCTTCCTGTTGAGACAACTGCTCACAGTAAGACTAAGACCAATATTAACAGCAAAAAGAGTCTTATATCCACTTTATATAAAGCCACAGCAAACAATAAGTTGGGGGGGAGGGCAGAGTATCTTACATTTCACAATACCTATCTCCATTTCAATTACATGCATGATCTAAAATGCACTAGTTGCTATCTGCATATGTCTAAACCTGTCtgagaagggaagggggaaaggggaaaaggggaaaaggggaaaaggggaaaaggggaaaaggggaaaaggggaaaaggggaaagggggaaagggggaaagggggaaagggggaaagggggaaagggggaaagggggaaagggggaaagggggaaagggggaaaggggaaaggggaaaggaaaggaaagggggaaaggggaacggaaaggaaagggggaaagggggaaagggggaaagggggaaagggggaaagggggaaaaagggggaaaaagggggaaagggggaaagggggaaagggggaaagggggaaagggggaaagggggaaagggggaaagggggaagggggaagggggaaggagaaaggaaagggaagggaagggaagggaagggaagggaagggaagggaagggaagggaagggaagggaagggaagggaagggaagggaagggaagggaagggaagggaagggaagggaagggaagggaagggaagggaagggaagggaagggaagggaagggaagggaagggaagggaagggaagggaagggaagggaagggaagggaagggaagggaagggaagggaagggaagggaagggaagggaagggaagggaagggaagggaagggaagggaagggaagggaagggaagggaagggaagggaagggaagggaagggaagggaagggaagggaagggaagggaagggaagggaagggaagggaagggaagggaagggaagggaagggaagggaagggaagggaagggaagggaagggaagggaagggaagggaagggaagggaagggaaggaaaggaaaggaaaggaaaggaaaggaaaggaaaggaaaggaaaggaaaggaaaggaaaggaaaggaaaggaaaggaaaggaaaggaaaggaaaggaaaggaaaggaaaggaaaggaaaggaaaggaaaggaaaggaaaggaaaggaaaggaaaggaaaggaaagggaaaagaagccTGACAGAATCAGGTGGATTCGTAGCTTGAAATTGAAAAATACCCCAAGTTAAGAGACACAAAATGTATTAATACAATCTTTCCATTTCATTACTATCTGCTGTCTTTTCCTTGTTacttttctttgatttctttccccccataaagaatgaaaaacaacTAGACCTAAAGTCTGACTTATGACAATCTGATCTGCTCCTGATAGGTTAAATAGCTTGTGGCAACAATAATGGAGGATCACAAACACAAAGGCAATCAGCTAGGCAAACCAGTATTATTAGCATCCTCATGATTAAGATCCTAAGTGAGAAAATATTCCATGGTGTACACTGAACTATTGATTGATTGTAACAGTTGCTCGACTCCAGGGAAATTATGTATTTGCTTACGTATTTCTGCTACACATCAACTCAGCTACCTAAaagttctgaaaatatttaaaacatataCATACAATCATATCAATAAGCGGCACTTTCTACTGAGGCAGCACCTCAGCTCTTTAAATACACATCACTCACACAGTCTTACAAGCAGATTATATCTACTTTTGTTTTCGGATTTAAAAAGCTGGTAAGTATAAtccaaattaaatgtttttaccATTACTTCAACAGATTAAACGCTGTATCTAAATCAAACAGATTTCTGCCAGGAAAGAGATGATTCATTTTCATACCCAGTAAACAGAACTTAATGGATAACAACACTGAAGGATTCAGGTCGAACTGTCCATCTCTAACTAGTCTATCCCTCACAGAAGCTGCTGTTTGGGAACATGCAACACAAATCTGAGGGAGACAGAGCCCAGACTTAGTGGTTTTACGATTCAGATATGATATATCCTCTGAGGTAAAATTTTATAATCTATTCACTGTCTGAGAGTCTTTACAATAAGGAACTGAACttcaaaattaagaaaaacaatcaaacaaccccacaatgaaaacaaaacaaaccaggtCATTAACTCTGCACGTAtgcatttgttattttaatCACATGGTCTTGGTTTCCTTATTCCTCTTTTGACTCTCTTACAAACTATTTAAATACAATGGTAAGAATAAagtttatttcttaaaaatagaaagtgcTACATATCTTTCAAGTCTCCAAATACTTTAATTTATTTGGGGAGGGGGGCTGTGTCTTAAACTAGTAATGCACTTACTCCAGAGAAATCAGAACTCCTCCCAATTAAACTGCTAATATTGCTCAGAAATTCAGAATAAGCTGTGTTACTGCTTGTTTTGCAATCCTACTTGTTCTTGTGCTTCAaattctgcagcaggaaaaactcTAATAATTGTGTCAAAGTAAGATTAGCTGGAAAAGAATTAGCACACAGgggtaggaaaaaaatctcctgtggACTGTACTGTTTGTAGCAATAGGCTACAATGAGGGGCGACACTTCAAACTTCCCTACCAAGTCTACACTCTGGTTTTGCCCCTTTCTTTCTTCAGGAATTCCAAAACAACCTTAAGTAACAGTGCAGTGACTTCCTCTGGCAACACATTTGTTTTATGAAACCTGGATTTTGGTTCATTCATATGCTCAAAATCTGAAAGGCTGGGAATATTCTGAGAGAACAGCGAGGGGGACAACAAGACTTGCTGTGTGGATAACATACTCTATGACTTCCTCTGCTGATACTGTTCCTAGGATACTTATGACAATAcaggctgttttttctttgccttcttaGCTTAATAAAACAAACTACAAACATCTGTAAGGGGTGTGCTATGCACCACTTACTTAGTCAAGTAAAAAGTCACTACAACTttgacagaaaaatgcagaaatactCTAATTTCAAGCACTGGAACTCAGCATTCCAGTGAAATGACCACTTGCTTCACACTTTATCTCATCAATCCCAACAGATGAAAGATTCCTTAGAAACAAAACTAGATCTATATATCAATGTCAATCTATACAGGAACTGAGCTCAAGGAAGAATGTATTTAATGTACATCTATTGCAAAGATGTGCCTTCTGTTCCCAACTTATGATAtgcaaatgaaagaagaaaagactgTATTCCATATTTTACaattagcattttaaaacaagatCAAAGGAATCAAGTAGAATGTTTTTGAAAGTGCCATGTTTTGATCACAGTCCCATTCCTGGAAGCCTGTTTATCTCCTCAGCATACTCTCAGGTTAAGAGATGCAGGGATGCCTTCATCCAGAATTTCATGTTCTAACCCAGATGTTTTAACACGTAAAAGAGCTAGGAAATCTCCATATACCAAGGAAGAACTTTAAGAGTGAAAGATACTTTATAAAACTTTATCTTGGGCTTTTACAGTTTAAGTTTTACACCTGTCCCATAATAGCAAGAAATGTATCATAATTTGTGTTTTTGTAACTTGAAAAAACACAACAGCACAAATCTGAACTCCTGCATTATGAACGCATAATCCGCTTCACAATCCCCTATCCTTGTTAAAATAGCATAATCATAGAACTATACAGCTGTATTATTTTCctagaaaaaaatatccataGTGAATTGAAGAGCCAagcaaaaccccaccaaactaCATCCTGATATTTAAGAATCGGTAGTGCTAggatttcattttaatataCACGGTTTGGAACAGCATACTGAACTGACACTAACTTGATCTGTGTTTCTGACTCTTCAGTTTCAGGTATTCATACATCTTATCTAATGAAGGCTTCATTCTCTGGGCAGTTGGATGATGTATTCTTTACACGCAGTTGATTTTCTTGACATTAACAGATTTGTATGCAAAAAAAACAGAGTCTCATACAAAGCAGCAAACCCTTCTGGGGGAGGTTCAGCTTTGAATCACCAAAAGGGCTGTTGGGTACTTTACCCTGAACTAAATATCAGATatcaaaaaaatacagcagcattttgagcatcaataaaaataaagatagaataaatttttaaaaaggcctAATTGTCTTGATCATCAGAGTAAAAAGTAACTTGACATTTGAGTGGCAGCTTCAGCTAAGAAAATTATTCCATCATATCTCCTTGTAGTGGATTCTGATATTTTCAGTTCTGACACCCAGCAACTGTTTAGAGACAAATACGTTCTATCCCAATTACTTTGTCCCTTGTGGTAATGTAAATAATCTTACAGGGGTTTTTAACATCAGCGTACTGTcttgtttcttattttgttcTCAAAGAGAGAGAAACCAACTCTTCAGGTCAGCAGCCAATTGAATACATATTCAAGGTAAGGAAGGTACAATTTACATGTAGAGTATACCACAACAAAACCACAGTATGATGCCAGCACAATCTTTAAGAAAAGTTCTCCCCTAAatctctgcagaaagcagcctTAAAAGAAAGCAGGGATTAGAAGGGAGCTGGAAGGTAGGGAGGGGACTTACCTCAAAACCAGCCAAGCGGAAATCAAGGCAGTAATTCTACCAGTCGGCACAGCACACTTTTAGAGCTATAATGGTGCGAAGAAGTGCTGGGCAGCATTGCCTGAAGGCAGCACTAATACACTGCTGACTAATGACCGGGCCATGCGGACAATGAATTTGGGGGCTGAAAACCAACAGAAACCGTGCAGCACCTTGACAAATGGGCTTTCAAAATTTCATTCACTGAATAACCTTTAAGCACAGAATTGGCTCAAGTTCTCTCGGGAATAATATGACACATGTTGTTGGACaataagtattttcttttttaattaaaactattACACCAAATACATAAACATGATTCGAGTGAATAAAATATAAGAGTTAACTATTTAGCACCTAGAAAAGACCAGACTCTGAATGTGAGGGGCAATGCCATGCATTCAGAAGGGTCAACAAATCCCAGGGTTAACCATCTGATCCACTGAAATTCACTCTTGGCAGAatatattttcccttctttgagAGTAAAGGAGAACAAGAACTTCAAAGGTATGTTTAATGATCTGCTACAAACACAATTGGTTAAAAGAGGTTCAGAAATTATGTACTAAAAGCTGCATTGTATTTAGAATTACCACTGAAAAAGTCTCGTTTTTAAGAGCCTGGTCAAAGTCAAGCCCCATAAAACAAATCAAGCCTCGTATAAACCTTGTCACCTTGTGTACTGACAAACACATTAAAACAACAGAATCCCTCTTTAAAGGagctcctttttttccagtgcaaCTCGACTTCTAATTTGAAAATAGCAATTTTGGCTCTTTTTACAGATAGAATGAAATACCTAAAGTGTCCCTAAATTAACAAGTACCACTTGCCATAGACAGCATCGCCCTTAGCAGCTCCTAAAAACTTCAGAAAGGGATCTTAAAACAGGAAGCTTAGTGAGCTCATAAAACTGTTGTTGGAGCCAGGAACACATAGCATATTTAATCTGCAAACTGTGAGAGTCTACAATGATTTCAGTAAGATCTGAGGCATGCCCTCAAGGTTTGCTGGGATGTGGGATTAGGGAGTTGATAAGAACCCTCTACTGCCCATGgacatgtttttcttctgcagttaaACACAAATGCATAGAGACGTTTGACTGCTGCTTGGCGTTACTGCTCAAGTTATATAAAAGCTTTGCAGCTCCTTTTGCTGTCAATAtatcaaagtttaaaaaaaaatcatcaaagtgtgaaatttcatttaaaGTCTGCCAGTCTACAGCTCTATTTCACAGACCTATCAAATAAAAGtaaagatgaaaaaatgcaCTGAAAGAACTTGAAAAGTTTGCAGCAGCACCCATGCCctatttttgtttattctgtctcattttatttgattttaaagtaTAACAAATCAATTCCCTTATAAAAATGACAGAGTCTAAAGGGAGGATGTCTATAAAACATGTGGTTAAAAGACAACTTGAAATCATTATTACAGCCGAACCTTTTGTTGAATCAAAAGCTTCCTCTGTAGCCATTTTAGCATTTTAACTGCCTAACTGCAAGTTGGCAGAAAATATCCTGAATCTTCCAAAACAACCAGAATTACTACAGAATATGAGTGCCAGAAAAACTAAAGCTTCCTTCAAAGTATTCTTTAGCTAGGGATTTACAACAATTGCATAAAGAAGAAAAGCCTGACTTTTAAGGTAATCTACTGTAGTCTAAAAGCATTAACATTCCATTACTAAGGTTTTCCTGAGGATTTCATGACTCGTTGATTCACTTTTCCTCAggtctgctttttctttgtataTTTCTGTCTCCATATAGTTGAACATTGCAACACTGATCATTAAAATGCCTCCTTCCATAACTCCAAATTAGCCCTGCTTTAATAGCCCTCAAATTCCTTATTTATCAGGCAAAGATGACTAACTTTTCAGTAACACTCTGCAACATAAAAATATGCCATTCCTTCCTCTAATATGCAgaataaaattcaaatatacTACAGGAGTGCAGGTAACTGAATAGCTTTCCCCAAAACGAGGCAGGAAGTGTAACTGAAACTTTCATGGGTCAATATCAGTTAAAAATTCAAGTAATCTGTAAGATGAACAAATTATGATGCGTCCAAATGTGAGTATTTTTGGTTTTCCAACtctattcaggaaaaaaaaatcatttctaaCCATTGATACTTTCTTAGCTACTAACAAGTTTTGTGTTTGAAAATGAACAAGCTTTCACAACTGATGACTACATGTAGCAGTAAAACACTTTCTTGGCCACTGCACACCTTCTCAAGCCAAAAATGTTACTCCACTTTATGCAGGAAAATGCAGGTGATGGCTTTGTTTTGCAGTACTTCTACAGAAAGGTTTTGGAAACCAGTATGTCCTCCTGAAAATCATATGCTTTTATCAGAATGCAAGAATGCATTCATTTGGGCACCTTAAACCATAGTTTTGCTTCCACTGCTGCTTAAAAGAATACACAAACATTGAGAGTCCTTTTCTTACTCATTCTTCCTACTCGTTCAAAATCACATAATCctgcttttaaagaaataatccTCTGTCCTTAAAATAGCCTTCTCTCATAGTTACTATTATTTATGCTTTAGAATTGGGCTCTACACAAAACTGAAAGTATTTACATACTAGCTAGTTATACCCAAACCTTCATTATATAAACAAACTCTCAAGAGGCCGCCTACAGTTTACACTGCTAAATTCATTCACCATtacttttaatatatatttccacAACTGAAATACAGTCGTGTGaacaatttttacattttaaggttactttacttttaaaacactgcatttgTCTTCCTTCAAAATAATCATGACATATATAATTAAGAAACTGTCAGatcattattaatttttaataaaggacctaaatgaaataattatagGAATCAATCAGTGAGGCACCTTTCCAAATTACAATGCAATTGCACAAATATTCAAACTACTTAAGGCCAGTTCTGGCACATTTCTGTCCATAATCTCGTTGAACACTACACGAAAAACAATTTTGGAACACAGAGAAATATAGTGATTTCTCACTAATTCAGTGACTGAAACGATTTCAAAACAGATACCTACagcacagagagacagagaggtAGCCGTACCCTCCTAAAAATGTTTGTTGGTTTAATCAGCCACAGATCTCAAGGCCTCTGGAAAATTTCTCTTCCAAGTTTTTCTGTAGCACGCACACAAAAGAAACGAAGTCTGCACGCTGACGCttaaaaaatcatgtttatTGAGCCCTGGAAATGAAGCGGGAAGTAGCAGGGGCGCGACGAAGAGGAGCATTTTGCAGTGGGCTGCTACTTAATGCTCCTTTAGTGAAGTAGCCTCTAAAACGTGACACTGTGCATCAACGGACAGCTATCCGTACCTCTTGACTAAAAGGCTCTTTGAGATCCGTACAGTCCATCATTTCAAACTGAAGTGGCAGCTGGAAAATGTGGAACAGCTGgcaaggagctgggagaaaaTGTTTTACATAAATATATCTACATACAAACTGGCAGAAAGCCACGGACACCGTACCCGCAAGACCGGATAAAAACTACGCACCAGAgggttaaaaacaaaactggggagTAAGATGGGGAGCGGGAGGCGTGTTTCCTTTTACCTTTTCTCTTCACGTGGTTCGCGGGTTGGGGAGCGGGCGATGGCAGCTGCGAGCCGCCGGGCCCGTCCGAAGGCGCGGGAATTGTGCCAACACCCCACCGACTTCACGGGACAGTCGGAACCGCGGCGGACACGCACTGCTCCCACGCTCCGAAGTTGGGCGGTGCACGGCGGGGCCGCGGTGCCTGCCCGGGGCGGCTCCTGAGAGCTCCCGTGGGGCAGCCGCCCCGCTCGTCCCGCCCGGCCTCGGCCGGGCCCGTcccgccgccccgctcccccgccTGACCCCGTGCCAGCGGCGGCGCGGAGCGGGCCGAgcgctgctctgctctgctcagagagGCGCCGGCATCACCGCGCCGCCCTCCCGACCGGGACCCGACCGTCCCCTTCCTCGTAGGGAGCAGCCGGCAAGGAACGACAGCCCCCGGGCGCCCCTCCGCTCCGCCAGATGTGACAGCGGATTCTCCCCCGCTCCTCTCGCCTTTCCCCCTGCGAAGTTTGGGCCGGCCTCCCGCCGCACGGGCGTGAAAACGCCCGGGAGTCGCTCAGGCAGTAGGGGCGAGGAGAGAGAAAGGGgtggaaataaaacagcagctgTCGACCGCACATCGGCAGCTCTGCCGCGGGACGTGCCCGgccgagcccggcccggcccggagcggggACTGCCCCTGCCTCGCCCCGCACCCCGCGCCCTCGGCTCCCGCGCTCCGTGACTGCCATTTTGGGGGTTAGACACCTCggtcccccccgccccccgcctCCAAGTTAGGGAAGCGGGAAGGCGGCCGAGAGCAGGGCCGGAGCGCTGGGAGACGAAAGAAAGTGGCCCGGAGTAGAGACAGGGGAACAAAGAACTTCTCGCCCAAGTGGGTACGTacctgccgccgctgccgccgagCCCCCGCGCTGCCCATGGGCGAGGGCCGGGGCCGCCGGCTCGTCCCCGCACCGCTCCCCCGCCGCCGCGGCTAGCGGGGCCGGCCCCCGCCGGGCATCCCGCGGGGCAGGGAGACGGGACGGGACACAGGCTGGACGGGGGCGGCAGAGGAGGGCCAGCGGGTGTTGTTGGTGGTTGTTTTATCCCTGCCCGCCTCCCGCGGGGAGCAGCCCGCGCCTCTGCCTCAgtgtgggggtgtgtgtgcgCGGGTCCGACATCAGTTTCAGTGATCTTGTAATCTGATCCCTTCTGACTCACTCGCACTGACTGACATTTCTGATTTGGTTCAACAAAAAGAGCGggggggaggagaaaaagaagagaggaagcaaaagaaaaaaaaaagtataccCAAATCCACCGCCTGGTACCGAACAGTTTTGGTAGGGAAGGGGGGACCCCTCCGTCCCGTCCCGTGCCGTCCGTCCCCTCCAGCCCCGCAGCCGCCCCGCATTGTTTTGGCTCGGCGCAGCCACCGAAGGAGGGGAACAAACACATCGCGCCGAGGTACTCACGTGTCGGAAAAGTTGTCCCTCTCGCTTTTCTCCGTCTCGCGCGCTCTTTTCCGCCGCCTCCTTCAAGTTTTACAGATGTTGCAGGGCTGCTCGTCGTCGCCGCCCCCTCCTCCCAGCGCTGCCCTCTGGATCAGATCAGGGGAAAGGCTCTTTAGGGATAACTCCCGATTCAAACGCCCTCCGCTAAactttcccccttccctccccttcctctgAGCGGCGGAGAGGGCTCCGCtctccttccccccttccctccgCCCGTTCGGGACGCGGCTGGCTGCTGCCCGCGGCGCGGgtgccccggccccggcggggagcggggccgctTGCCTGGGGGAGCGGCTGAGGGCTGCGCCCCGGGGTGCGGGTCGGGCCGCGGCCTGCCGGGATGCGACGCGCGCTCTCGGCATGACACCCCCGctccccccttcctcctcctcctcctcctcccccgccatccccccggcccggcccgccccggcggCGGCCCAAGGGCGGCGACACCCCGCCCACAGCCAAGAGGCAGCGCGGGGAGACGGCGGGCCCCCCCCGGAGCGGCCCCTCTGCCTTGGgtccttcctccctttccctcctttcccgCTCCATCCTTCAGCTCAGCTTGCATCTGCAGCCCCATTTCCCGCGCACCGATGCCTTGGACACCCCTTTCTCCAGCCCGCCAAAAATTCAGGGCTTTTTGGGGGAAAACGAGCCCTCCGGGCGggttttctctgtgtgctgcGGCTTCTGGGCTCGCGTTCGCTTGGGCACAGCAGGCTGATTTTACTGAAGGACTTCAAGGAAAGTTTCACCTAAGCCATGTGACAACGAAAAATAGctcttttggggaaaaaatacaagtgTTTGGGCGAGGGGAACAGTGGCGGTGATGCCTGCGCCtactcctcctttcccagcccacCTGCCAGT includes these proteins:
- the LOC134554633 gene encoding collagen alpha-1(II) chain-like translates to MAGEEEEEEEGGSGGVMPRARVASRQAAARPAPRGAALSRSPRGQRWEEGAATTSSPATSVKLEGGGGKERARRRKARGTTFPTREYLGAMCLFPSFGGCAEPKQCGAAAGLEGTDGTGRDGGVPPSLPKLFGTRRWIWVYFFFSFASSLLFLLPPALFVEPNQKCQSVRVSQKGSDYKITETDVGPAHTHPHTEAEARAAPRGRRAGIKQPPTTPAGPPLPPPSSLCPVPSPCPAGCPAGAGPASRGGGGAVRGRAGGPGPRPWAARGLGGSGGRYVPTWARSSLFPCLYSGPLSFVSQRSGPALGRLPASLTWRRGAGGTEVSNPQNGSHGAREPRARGAGRGRGSPRSGPGRARPGTSRGRAADVRSTAAVLFPPLSLSSPLLPERLPGVFTPVRREAGPNFAGGKARGAGENPLSHLAERRGARGLSFLAGCSLRGRGRSGPGREGGAVMPAPL